A region of Desulfolithobacter dissulfuricans DNA encodes the following proteins:
- the ftsY gene encoding signal recognition particle-docking protein FtsY has product MLGWFKKKFGKKQEEQKGPVQAEESVAAKAVSEVGEERPESGPQTPPEPVDVSAPPTPAGEPLPEKEAVEAESAEPGKEQEPAAEEALVKTGPSATRPDTGEQEKPVRKSMFQRLQERLSKTRETLASRLDTLFLGKKQIDEELLDELEEILITADLGVRTTQELLDAARTRVKRDQLSDPQALKEVLREKIYEYLQASDQPAELVMPESGPFVIMVVGVNGVGKTTSIGKIAAKFVRSGQSVLLVAGDTFRAAAIDQLKIWGDRVGVDVVARDPGSDPSSVVYEGLEYGVANDIDVIIIDTAGRLHTSVNLMEELKKIRRVIGKKMAGAPHEVMLVLDATTGQNSISQARMFSEAVGVTGLTLTKLDGTAKGGIVANICRELGIPVRFIGIGEQIDDLRDFDAREFVDALFNREPDETRQS; this is encoded by the coding sequence ATGCTTGGATGGTTTAAGAAGAAATTTGGCAAGAAACAGGAAGAACAGAAAGGCCCGGTTCAGGCTGAAGAGAGCGTAGCAGCAAAAGCGGTGTCCGAGGTGGGGGAGGAGAGGCCGGAATCCGGGCCACAGACGCCACCGGAACCAGTGGATGTCTCGGCACCGCCTACCCCCGCCGGAGAGCCCCTCCCGGAAAAGGAAGCCGTCGAAGCAGAGTCGGCAGAGCCTGGAAAAGAACAGGAACCAGCCGCAGAAGAAGCTCTGGTTAAAACTGGGCCCTCAGCCACCCGGCCGGACACCGGGGAGCAGGAAAAACCGGTCCGGAAATCCATGTTCCAGCGGCTGCAGGAGCGGCTCAGCAAGACCCGCGAAACCCTGGCCAGTCGGCTGGATACCCTGTTTCTTGGCAAAAAACAGATCGATGAAGAGCTGCTGGACGAGCTTGAAGAAATCCTGATAACCGCTGATCTCGGGGTGCGGACCACCCAGGAACTGCTCGATGCGGCCAGGACCCGGGTCAAGCGGGACCAGCTCAGCGACCCCCAGGCCCTCAAGGAGGTGTTGCGGGAGAAGATTTATGAGTATCTCCAGGCCTCGGATCAGCCGGCCGAACTGGTCATGCCGGAAAGCGGACCTTTCGTGATCATGGTGGTCGGTGTCAACGGTGTCGGCAAGACCACCAGTATCGGCAAGATCGCGGCCAAATTTGTCCGTTCCGGCCAGTCGGTTCTGCTGGTGGCCGGGGATACCTTCCGGGCCGCGGCCATAGATCAGCTCAAGATCTGGGGTGACCGGGTCGGGGTGGATGTTGTGGCCCGCGATCCGGGATCAGATCCCTCCTCGGTGGTCTATGAGGGCCTGGAATACGGGGTGGCCAACGACATCGACGTGATCATCATCGACACGGCCGGTCGTCTGCACACCAGTGTCAACCTTATGGAAGAGCTGAAAAAAATCCGGCGGGTGATCGGCAAAAAAATGGCGGGGGCACCCCATGAGGTGATGCTCGTTCTCGATGCCACCACCGGTCAGAACAGTATATCCCAGGCCAGGATGTTCAGCGAAGCCGTCGGGGTGACCGGCCTGACCCTGACCAAGCTTGACGGTACCGCCAAAGGTGGTATCGTGGCCAACATATGCCGGGAGCTCGGTATTCCAGTCCGGTTCATCGGTATAGGTGAGCAGATCGACGATCTGCGTGATTTTGACGCCAGGGAATTTGTTGACGCACTGTTCAACAGGGAACCCGACGAAACCAGACAGAGCTGA
- a CDS encoding DnaJ domain-containing protein produces the protein MEYRRHNQPGCGGCLLITALILLATGGLPAVANFFGFLFLSGLIGVLLLIAAFFGFSWYVQRRVSMYEASQTETHKRFVHLLVHILVKMAQADGHFTKAELKTMLNFFQYSLRYNQDQMYWVKQLIKDARDADVDMNQLLTEFRNSFAYEPRLILLELIYQLIYTKQPPDPAELAQARRIAQFLQISVYDQRTIEAKYQYRQRRETATAASNEEHYYAVLGLEVGADFVAIKKAYRKLSMQYHPDKVSHLGEEFKRVAEEKMKEINAAYDYFKRKYNGK, from the coding sequence ATGGAATATCGACGACATAACCAGCCCGGCTGTGGTGGTTGCCTCCTGATCACGGCCCTGATTCTCCTTGCCACCGGCGGTCTGCCGGCGGTGGCCAATTTTTTCGGCTTTCTTTTTCTCTCCGGCCTGATCGGCGTTCTGCTGCTCATTGCCGCCTTTTTCGGCTTTTCCTGGTACGTGCAGCGCCGGGTCTCCATGTACGAGGCCTCCCAGACCGAGACCCACAAGCGTTTTGTCCACCTGCTGGTCCATATCCTGGTCAAGATGGCCCAGGCCGATGGCCATTTCACCAAGGCCGAGCTCAAGACCATGCTGAACTTCTTCCAGTACTCCCTGCGCTACAACCAGGACCAGATGTACTGGGTCAAGCAGCTGATCAAGGATGCCCGGGACGCGGATGTGGACATGAACCAGTTGCTCACCGAATTCCGCAACTCCTTTGCCTATGAACCGCGGTTGATCCTCCTGGAGCTGATCTACCAGCTCATCTACACCAAGCAGCCACCTGATCCGGCCGAGCTTGCCCAGGCCAGGCGCATCGCCCAGTTCCTGCAGATTTCCGTCTATGACCAGCGGACCATCGAGGCGAAATACCAGTATCGTCAGCGTCGGGAAACAGCCACCGCCGCTTCCAACGAGGAACATTACTATGCGGTCCTGGGCCTGGAGGTCGGGGCGGATTTTGTCGCCATCAAAAAGGCGTACCGGAAGCTGTCCATGCAGTATCATCCGGACAAGGTCAGTCATCTCGGCGAGGAGTTCAAGCGGGTTGCCGAGGAGAAGATGAAGGAGATCAACGCGGCTTACGATTATTTCAAGCGCAAGTACAACGGCAAATAA
- a CDS encoding pyridoxal phosphate-dependent aminotransferase, with translation MSVSKKMQMFAEKSSWIRKMFEEGARMKAEFGDEKVFDFSLGNPDVPPPPRFTEVLRELVEEDRPGMHAYMPNGGLPWVREALAAKLSQEQGVEIGAGEVLMTCGAAGALNVVMKALLDPGDEVIILSPFFVEYNFYVDNHGGQTKIVPTDEEFCLDLGAIEAALSEKTKAVLINSPNNPTGQVYSRESLAALGRLLDEAGEKFCTTIYLISDEPYRKIVFDDCEVPSIMEATDNSIVVSSYSKDLSLPGERIGYLAVHPEIFEKTMLLDALTLANRILGFVNAPALMQRVVERLQDETVDTSIYARRREIFCRVLDEAGFEYVRPRGAFYLFPKTPIDDVEFCGLLQEEKILAVPGRGFGAPGYIRLAFCVPDDVIERSADGFKRAMEKCRR, from the coding sequence ATGTCAGTTTCCAAGAAGATGCAGATGTTTGCGGAAAAATCGTCCTGGATCCGCAAGATGTTTGAAGAGGGCGCCCGGATGAAGGCGGAGTTCGGTGATGAGAAAGTGTTTGATTTTTCCCTGGGCAACCCCGATGTTCCGCCGCCGCCCAGGTTCACCGAGGTTTTGCGGGAACTGGTGGAGGAAGACAGGCCCGGGATGCATGCCTACATGCCAAACGGGGGCCTTCCCTGGGTCCGTGAGGCCCTGGCCGCCAAATTGTCCCAGGAGCAGGGGGTGGAGATCGGTGCCGGAGAGGTGCTCATGACCTGTGGGGCGGCCGGAGCGCTCAACGTGGTGATGAAGGCCCTGCTTGATCCCGGCGACGAGGTGATCATCCTGTCGCCGTTTTTTGTCGAATACAATTTCTATGTCGACAACCACGGGGGCCAGACAAAGATTGTGCCCACCGACGAGGAGTTCTGTCTCGACCTCGGGGCCATCGAGGCCGCACTGTCCGAAAAGACCAAGGCCGTGCTGATCAACAGCCCCAACAATCCCACCGGGCAGGTCTATTCCCGGGAGTCCCTGGCCGCGCTCGGGCGGCTCCTGGATGAGGCCGGCGAGAAGTTCTGCACCACCATCTACCTGATCTCCGACGAACCGTACCGCAAGATAGTCTTTGATGACTGTGAAGTGCCCTCGATCATGGAGGCCACGGATAACTCCATTGTGGTCTCATCCTATTCCAAGGATCTTTCTCTGCCCGGCGAGCGGATCGGCTACCTGGCCGTGCATCCGGAGATTTTTGAAAAGACCATGCTGCTCGACGCCCTGACCCTGGCCAATCGGATCCTTGGCTTTGTCAATGCCCCGGCCCTGATGCAGCGGGTGGTGGAACGGCTCCAGGACGAGACCGTGGATACCTCTATCTATGCCCGAAGGCGGGAGATCTTCTGCAGGGTTCTCGACGAGGCCGGGTTTGAGTATGTCCGGCCCAGGGGTGCCTTTTATCTCTTTCCTAAAACGCCCATCGATGATGTGGAGTTCTGTGGTCTGCTGCAGGAGGAGAAGATCCTTGCCGTCCCGGGTCGCGGGTTCGGGGCGCCGGGCTATATCCGCTTGGCCTTCTGCGTGCCCGATGACGTGATCGAGCGCTCGGCGGACGGTTTCAAGCGGGCCATGGAGAAGTGCCGGCGCTGA
- the glmM gene encoding phosphoglucosamine mutase has product MRKLFGTDGVRGVANIYPMTTEIAMQIGRAIAFIVKTNTKGHHIVIGKDTRLSGYMIENALAAGICSMGVNVQLVGPLPTPGIAFITTSMRADAGVVISASHNPFQDNGIKIFSSDGFKLPDELEADIEDLIFSQKMAALRPVADEVGKASRIDDAKGRYIVFLKNTFPKKYTLDEFHIVLDCAHGATYKVAPYVFSELGARVTCIGINPDGKNINQQCGALHPEIMAEKVKKLGADIGLALDGDGDRLIVCDEHGEIVDGDHIMAICAAELMKRRKLKKKTLVATVMSNMGLEKAMEEMGGHLVRTKVGDRYVVETMRARGYNFGGEQSGHLVFLDHNTTGDGILAGLQLLAIMIKKNQPLSELARIMTSYPQVLENVRMSSKVAPEQIQGFPEALREKEEQLGSRGRILVRPSGTEPVIRVMVEGEDQKEISTIALELCDIIRRADRI; this is encoded by the coding sequence ATGCGAAAACTCTTTGGAACCGACGGCGTACGCGGGGTCGCCAACATCTACCCCATGACCACGGAAATCGCCATGCAAATTGGCCGGGCCATTGCCTTTATCGTCAAGACCAACACCAAGGGCCACCACATCGTCATCGGCAAGGACACCCGGTTGTCCGGCTACATGATCGAAAACGCCCTGGCGGCCGGTATCTGTTCCATGGGCGTCAATGTCCAGCTGGTCGGCCCCCTGCCCACCCCGGGCATTGCCTTTATCACCACCTCCATGCGTGCCGATGCCGGGGTGGTCATCTCGGCCTCGCATAATCCGTTCCAGGACAACGGTATCAAGATCTTCTCCAGTGACGGTTTCAAGCTGCCCGACGAACTGGAGGCCGACATCGAGGACCTGATCTTTTCACAGAAGATGGCCGCCCTGCGGCCGGTGGCCGACGAGGTGGGCAAGGCCTCGCGGATCGACGATGCCAAGGGCCGCTACATCGTCTTCCTGAAAAACACCTTTCCGAAAAAATACACCCTGGATGAGTTCCATATCGTGCTCGACTGCGCCCACGGGGCCACCTACAAGGTGGCGCCCTACGTCTTCTCCGAGCTCGGCGCCAGGGTGACCTGCATCGGCATCAATCCCGACGGCAAGAACATCAACCAGCAGTGCGGCGCCCTGCACCCGGAGATCATGGCCGAAAAGGTCAAGAAACTGGGAGCCGATATCGGCCTGGCTCTGGACGGCGACGGCGACCGGCTCATCGTCTGCGACGAACATGGTGAGATTGTCGACGGGGATCATATCATGGCCATCTGCGCGGCCGAGCTGATGAAACGGCGTAAGCTGAAAAAGAAGACTCTGGTGGCGACGGTGATGAGCAACATGGGCCTGGAAAAGGCCATGGAAGAGATGGGGGGGCACCTGGTCCGGACCAAGGTGGGCGACCGTTACGTGGTGGAGACCATGCGGGCCCGGGGGTATAACTTTGGTGGCGAGCAGTCCGGTCACCTGGTCTTTCTCGATCACAACACCACTGGTGACGGTATCCTTGCCGGACTGCAGCTCCTGGCCATCATGATCAAGAAAAATCAGCCGCTCTCCGAACTGGCCAGGATCATGACCAGCTATCCCCAGGTCCTGGAGAATGTCCGCATGTCGAGCAAGGTGGCCCCGGAACAGATCCAGGGATTTCCGGAGGCGCTCAGGGAAAAGGAAGAGCAGCTCGGTTCCCGGGGCCGCATCCTGGTGCGGCCGTCAGGAACCGAGCCGGTGATCCGGGTCATGGTGGAAGGCGAGGATCAGAAAGAGATCTCCACCATTGCCCTGGAACTGTGTGATATCATCCGGAGGGCCGACAGGATATAA
- a CDS encoding CdaR family protein, giving the protein MTRLPFRTAPKDLALKAISLCLGIFLWFFVVGEDQVDINIQVPIEILNLPADLVISNQFKKEIEVSIRGPRSLIQEIRNQNITRPIDLSGAKPGTVVVQNDPDSIPFPRGITVLRLQPANITLLLDQLVQKDLPINPITEGSPAPGYVLSKITLEPDHLTISGPKAVLDSTSALTTYVINLDGLDHSTTLQVHLNLSQELLDLIGETVVTVKLEVREKFVERTVHSIPVNVRTPEFPVQVKPSTVSVVASIPENLVRDTPELSMLFRASLTVKNLAGPKKLPVTVNGVNVPGHEPIKIIATRPEQVLVIPLLEKTPARKKAENKGPEKAVPPKATTKKDSDSQPEKAKESPH; this is encoded by the coding sequence ATGACTCGACTGCCGTTCCGCACTGCCCCCAAGGACCTGGCCCTCAAGGCCATCTCCCTGTGCCTGGGTATCTTTCTCTGGTTTTTCGTCGTGGGCGAAGACCAGGTGGACATCAATATCCAGGTGCCCATCGAGATCCTGAACCTGCCGGCCGACCTGGTCATATCCAATCAGTTCAAAAAAGAAATCGAGGTCTCCATCCGTGGTCCCCGCAGCCTGATCCAGGAAATCCGCAATCAGAACATCACCCGGCCCATCGACCTCTCCGGGGCCAAGCCGGGCACGGTGGTAGTCCAGAACGATCCCGATTCCATCCCCTTTCCCCGCGGTATAACGGTGCTCAGGCTGCAGCCGGCCAACATCACCCTGCTGCTCGACCAGCTGGTCCAGAAGGATCTGCCCATCAATCCCATCACCGAAGGCAGTCCGGCGCCTGGCTATGTGCTGAGCAAGATCACCCTTGAACCGGATCACCTGACCATCTCGGGTCCCAAGGCGGTCCTGGACTCCACCAGCGCCCTGACCACCTACGTGATCAATCTGGACGGACTCGACCATTCCACCACCTTGCAGGTCCATCTGAACCTGTCCCAGGAACTGCTCGACCTCATAGGCGAGACAGTTGTCACGGTCAAGCTCGAGGTGCGGGAAAAATTTGTCGAAAGGACCGTTCATTCCATTCCGGTCAACGTCCGCACGCCGGAATTTCCGGTCCAGGTCAAACCAAGCACGGTCTCGGTGGTGGCTTCGATTCCGGAAAACCTTGTCCGCGACACCCCGGAGCTATCCATGCTGTTTCGGGCCTCACTGACCGTGAAAAACCTGGCCGGGCCCAAAAAACTGCCGGTGACGGTCAATGGCGTCAACGTTCCGGGCCACGAGCCGATCAAGATCATTGCCACCCGGCCGGAACAGGTTCTGGTCATTCCCCTGCTGGAAAAGACCCCGGCCAGGAAAAAGGCTGAAAACAAGGGACCAGAAAAGGCCGTACCCCCAAAGGCGACCACAAAAAAGGACAGCGACTCGCAACCGGAAAAAGCAAAAGAAAGTCCGCACTGA
- the cdaA gene encoding diadenylate cyclase CdaA, whose protein sequence is MLDVLRSIRWQDIVDILIVSYIIYRIMLLIRGTRAVQMLLGLVVITVIYFISKQLDLLTLHWLLRTFLSSILLIIIIVFQHDIRRVLTQVGQTPFHKMHNVAAHDLNEIIKAAFYMARRRIGALIVIEQEAGLLDYIESGYYLDARMVRELLVAIFLPASPMHDGGVVIRKGRIHSAGCLLPLSQNPDIDKRYGTRHRAALGLSEETDAVIIVVSEETQEISLVMDGRITTLRDEEALTKSLQSIFIHQQSTTPAWKSWLGKSRTSNP, encoded by the coding sequence ATGCTCGACGTTCTCAGATCAATCAGATGGCAGGATATCGTTGATATCCTGATCGTTTCCTATATCATCTATCGGATCATGCTCCTGATCCGCGGCACCCGGGCGGTGCAGATGCTGCTTGGTCTCGTTGTGATCACGGTTATCTATTTCATCTCCAAGCAGCTCGACCTCCTGACCCTGCACTGGCTGCTGCGCACCTTTCTCAGCTCGATCCTGCTGATCATCATCATCGTCTTCCAGCACGACATCAGACGGGTACTGACCCAGGTTGGCCAGACCCCGTTCCACAAGATGCACAACGTGGCCGCCCATGACCTCAACGAGATCATCAAGGCCGCCTTCTACATGGCCCGCCGCCGGATCGGGGCCCTTATTGTCATTGAACAGGAAGCCGGACTGCTCGACTACATCGAATCGGGCTACTACCTGGATGCCCGCATGGTCCGTGAACTGCTGGTGGCCATCTTTCTGCCCGCCTCGCCCATGCACGACGGCGGGGTGGTGATCCGCAAGGGCCGCATCCATTCGGCCGGCTGCCTGCTGCCGCTGAGCCAGAACCCGGACATCGACAAACGCTACGGCACCCGGCACCGGGCGGCACTGGGACTGTCCGAAGAGACCGATGCGGTCATCATCGTGGTCTCCGAGGAAACACAGGAGATATCGCTGGTCATGGACGGCAGGATAACCACCCTGCGGGACGAGGAAGCCCTGACCAAATCCCTGCAGTCCATTTTCATCCACCAGCAGTCCACGACGCCGGCGTGGAAAAGCTGGCTTGGCAAATCCCGGACTTCCAACCCGTGA
- a CDS encoding DUF748 domain-containing protein yields the protein MRQKKSRRPLVSRRVVFFLLPFFLVAFYFSAVLYGIPALVKGPLAEKLAAALGRPVRIGQVVVSPLDWQVQVSGIIVGSARGELPYLLKLESLQCRPSASLRTGKIILHDLLLDGPDLQLIRYREGEYNFSDLVPALRGLERRGGLAPVSVDRIQVRNGRLTLDDRPVQARHRVRDLQILLPLGGGGSGQDMVLRAVVNDSPVEVTGSLDGNGGKGRGNRLRLGLHGLELRSYAGYIPGLQQIFAVEEGSADLDVELVLAGGALPGKSLSLEGDLVLRNVRAVSRDNMIGLELPGGRLAFSVQPLAGAFSFEEMVFRQGTLRYQGNDPALLLGSLGQLVGNPALKLQVDRLLVEEGTLWLQAGDGARSATPWEAVRLQLTGWRSRAALTGGESGPVGVLRLSAEKKGEKKSFSFQGTLDQELFFDGEADLANVDGGWLLGLLRPGNRVGAVRGRGDFSGRVSYRVTPGSRPGLELKKGSLELRDFQLVDGTEHVLSGRKLVCEDLQADGQAGCARLTLVGADIDATGFLAFLGGEDKGEGAFLQMDELAVEDSRLNVRLPIPGDRDKTYPLTISRLMLQATGLRDPERDRDNIILSGIVGRRAELRMGGVVSLAPARTTARLQVSLRNLSLEELRPLIRPWFLPEKVSGQLHLRGSLSWPGKQYEGIVWLEQFAAADRDGLPLLSWDRGVLQGVHLSFAPFGLSMDNVQLQRPRLLAGNGPAGLVRFINPRWDIGYLPVSIGHLSVENGTFQAGRPALFPDYVPELTGLQGTVTSIRHDGVFPFTFSGRLEEARVELTGSATLGSTEEYHVSVSDFPLYGFTDFFTSNLGAEVRLAMADWTVDGDGEGSVATVHLEGVRVLPDSRYGLIFALLLDQQGSLGLELGPLKGRDELLFPLVHQHLHRLLLQAVISPWLIVESEFPDLHLEREIVFPPARAEMDFPDPGDYGRLLEKRPLLGLRITGGYDPETDLYGLQEVLQEQADQQWQEENRRRELLRLQWLAREKEAIAAIGKTGQVQEELIEPDWKEHDLQPLPRPVVEVPPGQLVELARKRARAVAAYLVEKAGLPGERVDVDEQILQSGAVVKIGLVPMIR from the coding sequence GTGCGGCAAAAAAAGAGCCGCCGGCCTCTGGTGTCGCGCCGGGTCGTATTCTTTCTCCTGCCGTTTTTCCTGGTTGCGTTCTATTTTTCCGCGGTTCTGTATGGTATTCCGGCCCTGGTCAAGGGCCCCCTGGCCGAAAAACTGGCTGCGGCCCTGGGGCGCCCGGTCCGGATCGGCCAGGTGGTGGTCTCGCCCCTGGACTGGCAGGTGCAGGTGTCCGGTATCATCGTTGGCTCGGCCCGGGGAGAGCTGCCCTATCTGTTGAAGCTGGAGTCGCTCCAGTGCCGGCCAAGTGCCAGTTTGCGCACCGGAAAGATCATCCTGCACGATCTTCTCCTGGACGGTCCGGATCTGCAGCTGATCCGTTACCGGGAAGGGGAGTACAACTTCAGCGATCTTGTTCCGGCGCTGCGCGGACTTGAACGGCGTGGCGGGCTGGCCCCGGTCAGTGTGGACAGGATCCAGGTCAGGAACGGCCGGCTGACCCTGGACGATCGGCCGGTCCAGGCCCGCCACCGGGTCCGTGACCTGCAGATTCTCCTGCCTCTGGGCGGTGGTGGCAGCGGGCAGGACATGGTGCTGCGCGCCGTGGTCAATGACAGCCCCGTGGAGGTCACCGGTTCGCTGGACGGGAATGGTGGAAAGGGCAGGGGTAACCGGTTACGTCTTGGCCTCCATGGGCTGGAGCTCAGGTCCTATGCCGGCTATATTCCCGGTCTGCAGCAGATATTCGCGGTGGAGGAGGGCAGTGCGGATCTGGATGTGGAACTGGTGCTTGCGGGTGGGGCTCTCCCGGGAAAGTCCCTGTCCCTGGAAGGCGATCTTGTGCTGCGAAATGTCCGGGCCGTCAGTCGTGACAACATGATTGGCCTGGAGCTTCCCGGGGGCAGGCTGGCCTTTTCCGTGCAGCCCCTTGCCGGGGCCTTTTCCTTTGAAGAGATGGTCTTCCGGCAAGGAACGCTTCGCTACCAGGGTAATGATCCGGCGCTCCTGCTTGGTTCGCTTGGCCAACTGGTGGGCAACCCGGCCCTGAAGCTGCAGGTGGACCGGCTGCTGGTGGAGGAGGGCACTCTTTGGCTGCAGGCAGGGGATGGGGCGAGATCAGCGACGCCCTGGGAAGCCGTCCGTCTGCAGCTGACGGGCTGGCGCAGCAGGGCTGCGCTCACGGGCGGTGAGAGTGGGCCGGTCGGCGTGTTGCGCTTAAGCGCTGAAAAGAAAGGGGAGAAGAAGAGTTTTTCCTTCCAGGGAACGCTTGATCAGGAGCTTTTCTTTGACGGTGAAGCCGACCTGGCCAACGTGGATGGTGGCTGGCTTCTCGGCCTGCTCCGACCCGGGAACAGGGTGGGCGCTGTCCGCGGGCGGGGAGATTTCAGCGGCAGGGTCAGTTACCGGGTGACACCCGGCTCCCGGCCTGGGCTTGAGCTGAAAAAGGGCTCTCTGGAGTTACGTGATTTTCAACTGGTGGACGGGACCGAACATGTCCTCTCGGGCCGGAAGCTGGTTTGCGAGGACCTGCAGGCGGACGGTCAGGCGGGTTGCGCGAGGCTGACTCTTGTCGGCGCAGATATCGACGCGACCGGCTTTCTCGCTTTCCTTGGCGGAGAGGATAAAGGCGAAGGGGCCTTTTTGCAGATGGACGAGCTGGCGGTCGAGGATTCCCGGCTCAATGTACGTCTGCCCATTCCAGGTGACCGGGACAAGACATATCCTCTGACCATCTCCAGGCTGATGCTGCAGGCAACCGGCTTGCGGGATCCGGAGCGGGACCGGGACAACATTATCCTGAGCGGTATTGTCGGTCGCAGGGCCGAGCTGCGCATGGGCGGTGTTGTATCCCTGGCTCCGGCCCGGACGACGGCCCGGTTGCAGGTTTCCCTGCGCAACCTCTCCCTGGAGGAACTCCGGCCGTTGATCCGTCCGTGGTTTCTGCCGGAGAAGGTTTCCGGTCAGCTGCATCTGCGCGGTTCACTTTCCTGGCCCGGGAAGCAGTATGAGGGGATTGTCTGGCTGGAGCAGTTCGCTGCCGCGGACAGGGATGGTCTGCCTCTGCTCAGCTGGGATCGGGGCGTCCTGCAGGGAGTGCATCTCTCGTTTGCTCCTTTTGGCCTCAGTATGGACAATGTTCAGCTGCAGAGGCCACGGCTCCTGGCCGGCAATGGTCCGGCCGGTCTGGTACGTTTTATCAATCCCCGGTGGGACATCGGGTATCTTCCCGTGTCCATCGGCCACCTGTCGGTGGAGAACGGAACATTCCAGGCCGGGCGGCCGGCCCTGTTTCCCGATTATGTACCCGAGCTGACCGGGTTGCAGGGAACCGTGACCTCCATCCGTCATGACGGTGTGTTTCCCTTTACCTTCAGTGGCCGACTGGAGGAGGCCAGGGTCGAGCTGACCGGATCGGCAACCCTTGGCAGTACCGAGGAGTATCACGTCTCGGTGTCGGATTTTCCCCTGTATGGATTTACCGATTTTTTTACCTCCAACCTCGGAGCCGAGGTGCGCCTGGCCATGGCCGACTGGACAGTGGACGGTGATGGGGAGGGGAGCGTGGCCACGGTGCACCTTGAGGGGGTGCGGGTATTGCCCGATTCACGGTACGGGCTGATTTTTGCCCTGCTCCTGGATCAGCAGGGCTCCCTGGGACTGGAGCTCGGGCCCCTCAAGGGCCGGGATGAGCTCTTGTTCCCCCTGGTTCACCAGCATCTGCACCGGTTGCTGCTCCAGGCGGTCATCTCGCCGTGGCTGATTGTGGAGAGCGAATTTCCCGACCTGCATCTGGAACGGGAGATCGTTTTCCCGCCGGCCCGGGCGGAAATGGATTTTCCTGATCCCGGCGACTATGGTCGGCTGCTTGAAAAGCGGCCCCTGCTTGGGCTGCGGATTACCGGCGGATATGATCCGGAAACCGATCTCTATGGCCTGCAGGAGGTGCTGCAGGAGCAGGCGGATCAGCAGTGGCAGGAGGAAAACAGGCGGCGTGAACTTCTGCGCCTGCAGTGGCTGGCCCGGGAGAAAGAGGCCATTGCCGCCATCGGCAAGACCGGTCAGGTCCAGGAAGAGCTTATCGAGCCAGACTGGAAGGAGCATGATCTCCAGCCCCTGCCCCGACCCGTGGTCGAGGTCCCTCCCGGACAACTCGTCGAACTGGCCCGGAAAAGGGCCCGGGCCGTGGCAGCCTACCTGGTGGAAAAGGCGGGCCTGCCTGGTGAGCGGGTGGATGTCGACGAGCAGATCCTCCAGAGTGGGGCCGTGGTGAAGATTGGCCTTGTGCCGATGATCAGATGA
- a CDS encoding 50S ribosomal protein L11 methyltransferase has protein sequence MLRPPHNRYNRLYVYYFDRKELPPIDDPDLIGTWIEDDNALLFFHRDRRDLVREICARTGASLVYEADLDYRDWEAGVEITSFSTRTLTVRPVWEEGGERQGSREIILDPSVIFGSGFHATTRLCLETLELVLLESGRRIRSMLDLGTGTGLLAIAAARLGVEQVVAIDNNPFACEVARQNVRLNGCEDRVRVQQMDLMAGLPDTGCDLVVTNLYKGLLVRLFEDPVFWRGSMYMVSGFIAGMEADLLAALPAGTVQMLHRGSREQWRLWLLQHSGAGLER, from the coding sequence ATGCTCCGGCCACCTCACAATAGATACAACAGGCTGTATGTCTATTATTTTGACAGGAAGGAACTTCCTCCGATCGATGATCCTGACCTGATCGGGACCTGGATCGAGGATGACAATGCGCTGCTCTTTTTCCACCGCGACCGGCGTGATCTGGTCCGGGAGATCTGTGCACGGACCGGGGCTTCGCTTGTCTATGAGGCTGACCTGGATTACCGGGACTGGGAGGCAGGGGTGGAGATCACTTCTTTTTCCACCCGGACCCTGACGGTCCGGCCGGTGTGGGAGGAGGGTGGTGAGCGGCAAGGGAGCCGGGAAATCATCCTTGATCCATCGGTTATCTTTGGCAGCGGCTTCCATGCCACCACCCGGCTCTGTCTGGAAACCCTGGAACTGGTTCTCCTGGAATCGGGCCGCAGGATCCGCTCCATGCTTGATCTGGGCACGGGGACCGGCCTGTTGGCCATTGCCGCGGCCAGGCTGGGGGTGGAGCAGGTGGTGGCCATTGACAACAATCCCTTTGCCTGCGAGGTGGCCCGTCAGAACGTCCGGCTCAACGGCTGTGAGGACCGGGTCCGGGTGCAGCAGATGGATCTCATGGCCGGGCTTCCTGATACCGGTTGCGATCTTGTGGTGACCAACCTTTACAAGGGGTTGCTGGTCCGTCTTTTCGAGGATCCCGTCTTCTGGCGCGGTTCCATGTATATGGTCTCGGGGTTTATTGCCGGCATGGAGGCGGATCTTCTTGCGGCCCTTCCCGCCGGCACCGTACAGATGCTGCACCGGGGCAGTCGGGAGCAGTGGCGGTTGTGGCTGCTCCAGCATAGTGGCGCCGGCCTGGAGAGATGA